A genomic stretch from Psilocybe cubensis strain MGC-MH-2018 chromosome 1, whole genome shotgun sequence includes:
- a CDS encoding GTPase Ypt2: MPPPHYDFLIKLLLIGDSGVGKSCLLLRFCDDAWTPSFITTIGIDFKIRTIELDGKRIKLQIWDTAGQERFRTITTAYYRGAMGILLVYDVTDERSFNNIRTWHSNIEQHASEGVNKILIGNKSDWTDKRAVTEEQGRELANELGIKFMETSAKVNEGVEEAFFTLARDIKTRLIDSQADSAAPPTDSLKVNQPAAQSTQGCCS, from the exons ATGCCTCCCCCGCACTATGATTTCTTGATTAAG CTTCTGCTCATTGGAGATTCTG GTGTTGGCAAATCATGCCTTTTGCTGCGTTTCTGTGACGACGCCTGGACCCCCTCCTTCATTACCACCATCGGCATTGACTTCAAGATCCGCACAATTGAGCTTGACGGGAAACGTATTAAGCTGCAGATA TGGGATACAGCTGGACAGGAGCGCTTCAGGACCATCACGACAGCCTACTATCGCGGAGCGATGGGTATTTTGTTGGTTTACGACGTCACAGATGAGCGCTCATTCAACA ATATCCGAACGTGGCATTCGAATATCGAGCAGCATGCTTCTGAAGGCGTAAACAAGATCCTCATCGGAAACAAATCAGATTGGACGGATAAGCGGGCAGTCACTGAAGAACAAGGTCGCGAGCTTGCGAATGAGTTGGGAATCAAGTTCATGGAGACTTCCGCCAAGGTGAACGAAGGTGTCGAGGAGGCTTTCTTCACACTAGCAAG GGATATCAAGACCCGTCTGATTGACTCACAAGCAGACAGCGCAGCGCCGCCCACCGACTCACTTAAAGTCAACCAACCTGCGGCGCAGTCGACACAAGGCTGTTGTTCATAA
- a CDS encoding Actin-like protein arp5, with protein sequence MEIDNTIEPIVNSPSIQLPGLPAPNLDSYDNHRDAHTPIVIDNGSTNLRWGFGTSSKPFAGPNAVAKYKERKTNKPLLLFGNGIDAESGARGQTRTPWEGDVLLNFDALENALDYAFIRLGIDTPTVDHPILMTERLCSPLHSRALTSELMFELYSVPSVAYCVDGIMSFYQNHLPPPSQPFSANGLVVSFNTASTSVIPILRGKGLLSQAKRIPWGASQSSEYLLKLIQLKYPTFPTRVTNTQTNWMLHNFCEVATDFPALLQKLRDPLNMTQSGVIVQFPFFLPIFDEKTEEEMHLAAKKRREQGWRLQEIAAKARAEKLLRKENDLQFLTNLKESKATETKKEWMSKLQAEGLDDEADLDEAIKKLDNDVKKARRRDEGEPDWKPQEEPSFPLLDVPDSELNEESLKEKKKQRLLKAGFEARARARKEKERQREEQEREEKKEEDERKADLGGWSRRMRQEQEARNQCSPYELMAKIKDRARRKAALTDRKSAAAQARMKNIASLASDDRVPNAKKRKGNGEDMFGADDADWAIYRKINTAAPSSDEDDDLAQLAFVEKKLLKHDPTFTKKQTHAFLSTQRSALISAFRPSYEETSIEGNSRIHLNTERWRVCEAYFHPGMAGVDSAGLTEVIQNLIPSFIPSRSSNKPLDYEADRAQVVQNVFLTGSACKFPGMVERLESALRSLLPPGSPVNVVRAGDPELDAWKGMAAFSQTAEFAKVGMTKKEYEEYGGERIRKWWGGNWNSAISDPVAAEDDKMQVD encoded by the exons ATGGAGATCGATAACACCATCGAACCCATTGTCAACTCTCCGAGTATCCAACTTCCAGGGCTCCCAGCGCCAAATCTAGACTCATACGACAACCATCGCGACGCGCACACACCCATCGTCATAGACAATGGGTCTACAAATCTTCGGTGGGGATTTGGCACGTCCTCGAAGCCGTTTGCTGGCCCCAACGCGGTTGCCAAATACAAAGAACGAAAGACGAACAAACCTCTGCTCTTGTTTGGCAATGGCATCGACGCAGAGAGTGGGGCGCGAGGACAGACGAGGACGCCATGGGAAGGCGATGTGTTGTTGAACTTTGATGCATTG GAAAATGCATTGGACTACGCCTTTATTCGACTGGGAATCGACACACCGACTGTCGACCATCCCATCCTGATGACTGAGCGACTATGCAGCCCACTTCATTCCCGAGCGC TCACCTCTGAGCTCATGTTTGAGCTCTATTCCGTTCCATCGGTAGCATACTGCGTTGACGGAATTATGTCGTTCTATCAAAAccaccttcctcctcctaGCCAACCCTTTTCAGCTAACGGGCTCGTTGTTTCATTCAACACAGCGTCTACGTCAGTTATACCAATCCTCAGAGGGAAAGGTCTCTTGAGCCAAGCCAAACG AATACCATGGGGTGCTTCTCAATCCTCCGAATATCTCCTGAAACTAATTCAACTCAAGTACCCCACCTTCCCAACAAGGGTGACAAATACTCAAACCAAC TGGATGCTGCATAATTTTTGCGAAGTAGCGACAGACTTTCCAGCGTTGCTGCAGAAGCTACGCGATCCGCTGAACATGACACAATCAGGAGTAATCGTGCAGTTCCCATTTTTCTTGCCTATTTTCGACGAAAAGACTGAAGAAGAGATGCACCTTGCTGCGAAGAAACGCAGGGAACAGGGCTGGAGGCTGCAGGAGATAGCTGCCAAGGCAAGGGCAGAAAAG CTTCTAAGGAAGGAGAACGACTTGCAATTTCTTACCAActtgaaagaaagcaaagccACGGAGACGAAGAAAGAGTGGATG AGCAAACTACAAGCAGAAGGCCTTGATGACGAAGCTGACCTGGACGAAGCTATCAAGAAGCTGGACAACGATGTCAAAAAAGCGCGAAGAAGAGACGAAGGGGAGCCCGATTGGAAACCC CAAGAGGAACCATCCTTTCCCCTTCTCGATGTTCCCGACTCAGAG CTCAATGAAGAAAgtttgaaagagaaaaaaaaacagcgACTTCTTAAAGCCGGTTTTGAGGCCCGAGCGCGTgccaggaaagaaaaagaacgccAACGCGAAGAGCAGGAACgcgaagagaagaaggaagaggatgagcGAAAGGCGGATCTGGGCGGTTGGTCGAGAAGGATGCGACAGGAGCAAGAAGCACGTAACCAATGCTCCCCTTAT GAACTAATGGCCAAAATCAAAGATCGTGCTCGTCGGAAGGCAGCTCTGACGGACCGGAAGAGTGCAGCTGCTCAGGCGAGGATGAAAAATATTGCATCGCTGGCTTCAGATGATCGTGTTCCTAATGCCAAAAAGCGGAAAGGAAACGGTG AGGACATGTTCGGTGCAGATGACGCAGACTGGGCGATCTATCGCAAAATC AATACTGCAGCACCATCTTctgacgaagatgatgaccTAGCGCAACTAGCATTTGTTGAGAAAAAATTGTTAAAACATGATCCAACATTCACGAAGAAGCAAACACACGCCTTCTTGTCTACCCAACGATCTGCCCTCATATCTGCCTTCCGACCTTCATACGAGGAGACTAGTATAGAGG GCAACTCACGAATACACCTTAATACTGAGCGATGGAGAGTCTGTGAAGCCTACTTCCATCCAGGGATGGCAGGCGTAGACTCAGCAGGTCTCACTGAAGTCATCCAAAATCTGATCCCTTCATTCATCCCGTCGAGATCGAGTAACAAGCCTTTGGACTACGAAGCTGATCGAGCACAGGTCGTTCAG AACGTCTTTCTGACAGGCTCGGCGTGCAAATTCCCCGGGATGGTGGAGCGTTTAGAGTCGGCTTTGAGGTCTTTATTGCCACCCGGTTCGCCTGTCAATGTTGTTCGCGCCGGCGACCCTGAATTAGACGCCTGGAAAGGGATGGCTGCGTTCAGTCAGACAGCGGAGTTCGCCAAAGTGGGCATGACGAAGAAGGAATACGAAGAATATGGCGGAGAGCGTATCAGAAAGTGGTGGGGTGGTAACTGGAACAGTGCTATTTCTGACCCAGTTGCTGCTGAAGATGATAAGATGCAAGTGGATTGA